One segment of Pseudofrancisella aestuarii DNA contains the following:
- the cyoB gene encoding cytochrome o ubiquinol oxidase subunit I, which produces MLEALIGKLSDPHLVFPYLYEPVSQQLIILGMFIGIVVAGVALVGGITYFKKWGYLWSEWFTTIDHKKIGTMYVLVALVMMFRGFVDAAMMRTQQALASGDSTGYLIPEHFDQIFTAHGVIMIFFVAMPLIFALMNWVVPLQIGARDVAFPYMNSLSFWLFVVGAMLINISLLVGDFAHAGWLAYPPFSEITYSPTVGTDYYIWGLQISGIGSLMTGINFFVTIIKMRCKGMTLMKMPVFTWASLCSVVLVIAAFPVLTVTLGLLTLDRYFGTHFFTVSGGGDQMMYVNLIWIWGHPEVYILVLPMFGVFSEVAATFSKKPLFGYVTMVWASIVITILSFAVWLHHFFTMGASANVNAFFGIMTMIIAVPTGVKIFNWLFTMFRGRITFSTPMMWLVGFMITFSVGGMTGVLLSVPGVDFQMHNSVFLIAHFHNVIIGGVVFGAFAGLTYWFPKIFGFKLNERLGKYAFWCWLVGFFVAFMPLYLLGAMGMTRRLYHYDASTGFQSLLIVAWVGAMIIGLGIFFQVLQIIVSFKNKDQNRVGADAWGYGRTLEWGIPSPVPFYNFSRDPVVEERDAYWDHKEKGLGVDNRPLTEAKEYEDIHMPRNTAVGVIIGAFSFIFGFAAVWHIWWLVVVGVAGMIGTVLYRSFDYDIDYYVKADEVKNVESKYNQQGELQV; this is translated from the coding sequence ATGCTAGAAGCATTAATTGGAAAACTAAGTGATCCACATTTGGTTTTTCCATATCTGTATGAGCCAGTAAGCCAGCAATTAATCATACTTGGTATGTTTATAGGCATAGTGGTTGCAGGTGTGGCATTAGTCGGTGGTATCACATATTTTAAAAAATGGGGCTACTTATGGAGTGAATGGTTTACAACTATTGACCATAAGAAAATAGGGACGATGTATGTTCTTGTCGCTTTAGTCATGATGTTCCGTGGTTTTGTGGATGCTGCCATGATGAGAACACAACAGGCTTTGGCTTCAGGTGACAGTACGGGTTATTTAATTCCAGAACACTTTGATCAAATTTTTACTGCTCATGGCGTAATTATGATCTTCTTTGTTGCGATGCCGTTAATATTTGCATTAATGAACTGGGTTGTTCCTCTTCAGATCGGTGCTCGTGATGTGGCATTCCCTTATATGAACTCTTTAAGCTTTTGGCTTTTTGTAGTTGGTGCGATGCTAATAAATATTTCTTTATTAGTAGGTGACTTTGCTCATGCTGGTTGGTTGGCTTATCCACCATTCTCAGAAATAACATATAGCCCTACTGTAGGGACAGATTATTACATATGGGGTCTTCAAATATCTGGTATTGGTTCATTAATGACAGGTATTAACTTCTTTGTAACGATTATTAAAATGCGTTGTAAAGGTATGACATTAATGAAGATGCCTGTATTTACTTGGGCTTCATTATGTTCAGTAGTTCTTGTTATAGCAGCATTCCCAGTTTTAACTGTGACTTTAGGTTTACTTACTTTAGATAGATACTTTGGTACACACTTCTTTACTGTTTCAGGCGGTGGAGATCAAATGATGTATGTAAACTTAATCTGGATATGGGGACATCCTGAAGTATATATTCTTGTACTTCCTATGTTTGGTGTATTCTCAGAAGTTGCTGCTACATTCTCGAAAAAACCTTTATTTGGTTATGTAACAATGGTATGGGCTAGTATTGTAATTACAATATTGTCTTTTGCTGTATGGCTTCACCATTTCTTTACTATGGGAGCAAGTGCTAATGTAAATGCTTTCTTTGGTATTATGACAATGATTATTGCTGTTCCAACTGGGGTTAAAATATTTAACTGGCTATTTACTATGTTCCGTGGAAGAATCACTTTCTCTACGCCTATGATGTGGTTAGTTGGTTTTATGATAACTTTCTCAGTAGGCGGTATGACAGGTGTATTATTATCTGTACCTGGTGTGGATTTCCAAATGCACAATAGTGTATTCCTAATTGCTCATTTCCATAATGTAATTATTGGTGGTGTAGTATTTGGAGCATTTGCTGGACTTACATATTGGTTCCCTAAAATATTTGGTTTCAAACTAAATGAACGTTTAGGTAAATATGCTTTCTGGTGTTGGTTAGTAGGATTCTTCGTAGCATTTATGCCTCTATATTTATTAGGTGCTATGGGTATGACAAGAAGACTATATCACTATGATGCTTCAACTGGTTTCCAATCACTACTTATAGTAGCTTGGGTTGGTGCTATGATAATTGGATTAGGTATATTTTTCCAAGTGTTACAAATTATTGTAAGCTTTAAAAATAAGGATCAAAACCGTGTTGGTGCAGATGCTTGGGGTTATGGTCGTACTTTAGAGTGGGGTATCCCATCGCCAGTTCCTTTTTATAACTTCTCTCGTGATCCTGTAGTTGAAGAGCGTGATGCTTATTGGGATCATAAAGAAAAAGGTTTGGGCGTAGATAATAGACCATTAACTGAAGCTAAAGAATATGAAGATATTCATATGCCAAGAAATACAGCAGTTGGAGTAATAATAGGGGCATTTAGTTTCATATTTGGTTTTGCTGCAGTATGGCATATTTGGTGGTTAGTTGTTGTCGGTGTTGCTGGTATGATAGGTACAGTATTATACAGATCATTTGACTATGATATTGACTACTATGTGAAGGCTGATGAAGTTAAAAATGTTGAAAGTAAATATAATCAACAAGGAGAGTTACAAGTATGA
- the cyoA gene encoding ubiquinol oxidase subunit II: protein MKQKKYILALIVAFTSLVLSGCVKSGVLDPNGPITASEQKLLVYAILLMLIVVIPVIVLTLWFAWRYREGANAKYRPEWTHSTLLEVVCWGVPSVLILVLAIMTWTTTHSLSPYKPLESDKKPLEVDVVALNWKWMFIYPEEGIATVNYIRIPKDRPINFKITSAAPMNSFFIPELGGQIYAMTGMTTQLHVIATNNGKYRGFSANYTGHGFAGMQFYAEVVNQDNFDQWVKEIKNSNDPALTWGYFWNNLVKDSVNNPVAYYSNVDKNLFNDITMSYMMPNYKPGDMEKMGNMHHMDM, encoded by the coding sequence ATGAAACAAAAAAAATATATATTAGCGTTGATAGTTGCGTTTACTTCATTGGTTTTATCAGGCTGTGTTAAGAGTGGTGTTTTAGATCCTAATGGTCCTATTACAGCAAGTGAACAGAAGCTTTTGGTATATGCTATATTGCTTATGCTTATAGTTGTTATACCTGTGATAGTTTTAACTTTATGGTTTGCGTGGCGTTATCGCGAAGGGGCAAATGCAAAATATCGTCCTGAATGGACTCATAGTACTCTTTTAGAGGTTGTGTGCTGGGGTGTTCCTAGTGTCTTAATCCTTGTGTTAGCTATTATGACATGGACAACGACTCACTCACTTAGTCCATATAAGCCTTTAGAGTCTGATAAAAAGCCTCTTGAAGTTGACGTTGTAGCATTAAACTGGAAATGGATGTTTATATATCCAGAAGAGGGTATCGCTACAGTTAATTACATAAGAATTCCAAAAGATAGGCCAATTAATTTTAAAATTACTTCAGCTGCACCTATGAACTCTTTCTTTATACCTGAATTGGGTGGTCAAATTTATGCAATGACAGGTATGACTACACAGTTGCATGTTATAGCTACAAATAATGGTAAATATCGTGGATTCTCTGCTAATTATACAGGGCATGGTTTTGCAGGAATGCAGTTTTATGCTGAGGTGGTTAATCAAGATAATTTTGATCAATGGGTTAAAGAAATTAAAAATTCAAATGATCCAGCACTAACATGGGGATATTTCTGGAATAATTTAGTTAAAGATTCAGTAAATAATCCAGTAGCTTACTATTCAAATGTTGATAAGAATTTGTTTAATGATATTACTATGTCTTATATGATGCCTAATTATAAACCAGGTGACATGGAAAAGATGGGTAATATGCATCATATGGATATGTAG
- a CDS encoding thioredoxin domain-containing protein, whose amino-acid sequence MKKLTIALLGTSLILMSGCSEQNTKNKTEVAISKDTINYSANVANPKIINQLLNDNKTPYLGNKNAEKAVVVFFDYSCSKCAEISKEVSSILKNNPNVKIIFKPYPSSNRDMTVANYASLIAYEAYIQGGPALFDEYNKSIFQTRISKGKITFDEINSIADKLNIKIDKAQLNEAAKEELESRQLGKEIGFDGPHAFIILPTNLANMDKNELNKHLNEIHVIADKQTNEAASTPEDAAKWVSNQIQNALTNS is encoded by the coding sequence ATGAAAAAATTAACCATAGCTTTATTAGGAACATCTTTAATATTAATGAGTGGATGCTCAGAGCAAAATACCAAAAACAAGACAGAAGTTGCGATATCTAAAGATACAATTAATTATTCTGCAAATGTTGCAAATCCTAAAATTATAAATCAATTATTAAATGATAACAAAACTCCTTATTTAGGTAATAAAAATGCAGAAAAAGCTGTTGTCGTATTTTTTGACTATAGTTGTAGCAAATGTGCTGAAATTTCTAAAGAAGTAAGCTCAATACTTAAAAACAATCCTAATGTCAAAATCATATTTAAACCTTACCCTTCATCAAATCGAGATATGACCGTTGCAAATTACGCCAGCTTAATTGCATATGAAGCCTATATCCAAGGAGGCCCTGCATTATTTGACGAATATAATAAGTCTATATTTCAAACAAGAATATCAAAAGGTAAAATAACTTTTGATGAAATAAACTCTATCGCGGATAAGCTAAATATAAAAATTGACAAAGCTCAACTTAATGAAGCAGCAAAAGAGGAGCTTGAATCACGTCAGCTAGGAAAAGAAATTGGATTCGATGGACCTCATGCATTCATCATTCTGCCAACAAATTTAGCGAACATGGACAAAAATGAGTTAAACAAACACTTAAATGAAATTCATGTAATTGCAGACAAACAAACAAATGAAGCAGCCAGTACGCCTGAAGATGCTGCAAAATGGGTATCTAACCAAATTCAAAATGCTCTAACCAACTCTTAA